From the Deltaproteobacteria bacterium genome, the window AGCTCGGCCTGGGGGGGCGGCAGGAACGCGCCGACCGGGTTGTAGACGAGGTTCAGCACGAGCGCCGAGCCCGGCCGCCCGTAGCCGAGCGCGTTCAGGCGCCGGAGCGCCTCGATGCTCTTCTCGAACACGCCGCGCCCGCGCTGCTTCTCGACGTTCTCCGCGGTGTAGCACGGGAGGCTCGCGACCACCTCGACGTCGTGCGCCGCGAGAAACTCCGCGAGATCCTCCATCCCGTCTTCGAAGAGCACGGTCAGGTTGCAGCGGTCGATCACGTGCCGGCCGAGCTGCCGCGCCTCGCGCACCAGGCGACGGAAGTGCGGGTTCAGCTCGGGCGCGCCCCCGGTGAGGTCGACGATCGTGACGCCCGAGCTCGCGGCGAGAACGTCGAGCACGCGGCTGGCCACGGCCTCGCCCATGATCTCGGTCCGCGTCGGGCCGGCCTCCACGTGGCAGTGGTGGCAGGCCTGGTTGCAGCGCTTGCCGACATTCACCTGAAGCGTCGTCGTCGTGCCGCGAAGAAGCGGTCCGCGGCCGTGGCGGGCGAGCGTGGCGTCGAAGTCGGCCGTCTCGCGCATCGCTACCTCCCGGTCTACCTTCCGTTCAGGGACCAATCGTAATCGAGGAACTCGATCCGCACGCCGGGCTCGCGCAGCGCCGCCGCCGTCGCCGGGTCGACGTGGCGGGCAACGAACGCCGGCAGACTTCCAGCCGCCTGCTCGAAGTCCTCGCGGAACCACTTGAAGATGGGGGAGAGGTGGAGCGTCCGCGACTTGCGGTCGAAGCGGTTCTTCGTGGGATCGGCGAGGAACCGGCGCGCCTGATCGTCNNNNNNNNNNNNNNNNCTGATCGTCGAGCTGGCGGTCGAGGTCGGCGGCGCGGTACGCCTCGGACCGCAGCGGTGGGCAGCTCACCGACGCGCACACGATCGCGAAGTGGACGCGTGGCTCGCCGAACTCCTTCCGCAGGTGCTCGTGCTCGACGTCGTCGAGCGAGAGGTCGCTGCCCGCGAGGTCCTTC encodes:
- a CDS encoding radical SAM/Cys-rich domain protein, whose translation is MRETADFDATLARHGRGPLLRGTTTTLQVNVGKRCNQACHHCHVEAGPTRTEIMGEAVASRVLDVLAASSGVTIVDLTGGAPELNPHFRRLVREARQLGRHVIDRCNLTVLFEDGMEDLAEFLAAHDVEVVASLPCYTAENVEKQRGRGVFEKSIEALRRLNALGYGRPGSALVLNLVYNPVGAFLPPPQAELEARYKDELRRGFGIEFHRLFTITNMPIKRFADFLERQGQRDAYMSLLVNHFNPTTVPGLMCRSLLSVGWDGTVYDCDFNQMLELPLGAGVRTIWELDSIDALATRPIATGSHCFGCTAGAGSSCGGALQ